ATCCATAACGCCCCAGTAACATGGATTATTATTGATCTGAAGGAGGTCTGGTACAAGACAGTGGACATAATCAATCTGGGTATGGTACTTAGGAGGTGTTTCCAGTTGCAGGGTTTCTTCATCAATTTCCCatttgggtttgtttcttttcctggaaCTTGTGcaaagtgttataatttcatcATCTGAATCCATATCACTATCTTCTATACTGTTATTTGAAGCCAGGTTCATTATAGAGCCAGTCCCAGGACCACCTCTACCCGAAGAATCGTTATTGGTTATGACACAGGGCTGAACACTGGTATGTGAGAAGCAGTTGACCTCTTCCATGTTTCTTCGTTGTTTTAGTTGACCATCCCTCAATTCAGTCTGAGACAAGTCTGTGCTTACCCATTCATCTGATTTGGGACTTATAGGAGCAGTGTGTCGTTTAATAAAATGCCACCTAAAGGCTAAATCTGATCGAGGTGGGAAAGGACACTTATCTAACATGAGTTCACTgatatgaatttttcttttagacGGAAGCCCTGAAGAGTGCCGACTACTACAATTCTTTATTGGAAAACACTGCCCCACAGCATCTTGCAGCTTCTGTTTAAGAGATCGGCCTAAAAATCTATGCCCACAGGAATGATCTAAATCCAACTCGATAGATGAACAGCTGTGCTTCCTTTCTTGGCTCCTTAAaggaacttcagttttctctatAGCACTCACTGTTTCAGCATCTGAACAACTTTCACTCTTTTTTGACCAAGATAACTTCTTTCCACTCCATACATAACCATCCTTTCTGTCAGCACTTCGACTCCGACTAGTTTTGGGCCTTACATCTACATTTTTACTATTACTTTCACTATTTTCTGCCATTTTAACAAACTGTCCACAAATTCCAGTGTTATAAATACTGCTCTTTCAGTTTTTCCGGTAGAATGTTTCTTCTGGGCACTTTCTGGATAtatctaaggaagaaaaagatcatTAATCGTTTGTCATTAACATTGTATAGATTATATATCAAACCCCAATTATACATaagatgaaaagatgaaaaaggataatacattaaaaacaaactattAGAAATGTTGGAAGGCAGTTCCAAGATATTTTGTTCCCACCTAAATAAACTACTTTACCTTATGCTAATAATTCCATAGTGCCATGGAGTCAAGAATCTGAGTTCCTTTCCCACAGCTAGTTTCGATGTGAATCAAAAAAGCTAAGCATCCTCTCAGCCAAAATATACATCTGAAATATGAACAATTTCCGGTTTTGAGGTACATCTTATGCCCATCTCTCCTccccttattttttaatttcacagcAGACCAAGAAATTCTTTGTTAAGAGATGAGAAACCTATGAGCTGGTGTATGATGACCACTACCctccttctctctgttttctttcctattgattgaaaatatgaacagttttaagttataaaagctgttaagaatttattaaataaataatcatcACTGAATACTAGGAATGTCATGCAAGAATTCCCAATGCAATTTTTGTCAACTCATTTAAATATCTGGTCAACTTCACTATCAGTCTAGGCagtttgtagaaaatttggaattggataaaaatttgttattttatacacacatacacttccttatattcttttttttttttttttttttgcggtacgcgggcctcttaccgctgtggcttctcccgctgcagagcacaggctccggacgcgcaggctcaccggccatggctcacgggcctagacgctccgcggcatgtggcatcctcccggatcggggcacgaacccgcgtcccctgcatcggcaggcagactctcaaccactgcgccaccaggaaagtcctattCTTCTTGATAATTTCAAAAAACAAGCAGATAAAGTTCTATAGGGCAATGCCTTTCCTATGAAATTGGCTAGCTATACTAGAATTTataatgtaaataaagttttattaagaCTAATAGTAATGATTGGTCATAGGTAGAAACTACTTAACTATTCTTAGATGGAAAAAGATTTAAGCCCAGAATTGGGGGGAGGGATTCTATAAtctcaaatattttacaaatgaaagttGAATTTTGAGACTGAGAAAATCAGTTGTACTCAACATTCTGATCATGATTAAGCTTCTGATTATATCAGAGGAACATTAACAATCCCAATAGGGTTTGAAACAAGCATCTGCAGAGGCAAATATAATTGGGAAGTGCTTAAAAGTGTGAACTAATGACACAGGCTTGCCATATAAAGTACCCCATTACTAAACAATGAATAGCATGGGGTGATTATACGTATTATTTTGATTTAGTGAGCTCACTGGTACGTAATAATTTAAAATCcacagggaaaaaatatttgaaaatctaaaTTTGAAAGAAACATCATCACTTAGTATACCAAAATTATATTCAACAGCATGCTTTGGTTGTTCATTGACTAAATTCcactgaacaaaaataaacaggcagAAGCTACAAAGTAGGCTGAAGTATATGAAGAGTCAGTGATCAGAAGAGACACTAGTTACTAACAGCTTACacttgtatttttcaaataaaaaattaaaaaggagccCCAAGCAGATATTTTTTTGTTAACATTACATACTTTCAACTTTTTTATTCAGCATAATAATGTGAAAAGTTATCATGTAAGGTTTAAAATACCtggtgtttttatttactttaaaaatatgaaagtagcAGATTATTAACTCTATGATCAACTTTACTCCACTGGGTGTGAGCATCTTcatcttcctttatttctatATCAAAGCTAAGTCTGtacctctgctctctctctcttttttaaaaacatctttattggaatgtaattgctttacagtggtgtgttagtttctgctggataacaaagtgaatcagctatacatatacatatatccccatgtatcctccctcttgcgtctccctccaccctccctatcccaccccgtaCCTCT
Above is a genomic segment from Tursiops truncatus isolate mTurTru1 chromosome 2, mTurTru1.mat.Y, whole genome shotgun sequence containing:
- the SOCS4 gene encoding suppressor of cytokine signaling 4 — protein: MAENSESNSKNVDVRPKTSRSRSADRKDGYVWSGKKLSWSKKSESCSDAETVSAIEKTEVPLRSQERKHSCSSIELDLDHSCGHRFLGRSLKQKLQDAVGQCFPIKNCSSRHSSGLPSKRKIHISELMLDKCPFPPRSDLAFRWHFIKRHTAPISPKSDEWVSTDLSQTELRDGQLKQRRNMEEVNCFSHTSVQPCVITNNDSSGRGGPGTGSIMNLASNNSIEDSDMDSDDEIITLCTSSRKRNKPKWEIDEETLQLETPPKYHTQIDYVHCLVPDLLQINNNPCYWGVMDKYAAEALLEGKPEGTFLLRDSAQEDYLFSVSFRRYSRSLHARIEQWNHNFSFDAHDPCVFHSPDITGLLEHYKDPSACMFFEPLLSTPLIRTFPFPLQHICRTVICNCTTYDGIDALPIPSSMKLYLKEYHYKSKVRVLRIDAPEQQC